DNA from Metabacillus flavus:
TTCCAATCGGGAACACCGTAATATCTGCAGCGATCGTAGAAAACAAATCCCTTTTCACCTTTACACCGGAATAAGTTATTCCGTACTCAGGATGCCCGGGATTTTTACCTGTCGACTCAAATCCTGCCGTATACCCGGTAGCTAAAACCTTATGCTTCGGATATTTTCCCCAATCAAAAGCCGACTCCAATGAATCTCCCTTACTCACAGCAGGTGCTGAAGAGGTTAACGCCGCCAAATGATGATCTGATGGCAAAAACTTCAAAGCGAGTCCAAAGAAACGAAAAGATCCGTCTTTATTATTTTGATATGTATACGTATTATATAAATCTTGGGTCAGTTCTCTCGCTTTAACGCCTGATACACCCTCAAACGTTGCAGCCAATGCTCCTGCAAAAAGCATAGCCATAACAAAACGTCTCGACCATATTCCAAGTTTTTTCATTCTTTTGGTTTTCACTCCTCTCACTAGACTATTAGTTCCCAATTAGAAACTAAAATATGCCAAATGAAAGGAAATGAAAAATTTGTAATAAAAAAACCTCCGAAATAACCGGAAGCTTAGAACATTTGATATCCTCTTTTTCTTAAAGTCTGAATCACCAATCCAGAACAGATTGCACCTGCGAGACCGCTTATCAAAATCGTAATGTCCACTCCTTGAAGGGAAACCACTTTATGAAGCAGAGCTGGAAATGACTCTCCCGGTGCGGTGATATACGAGGCAGCTGCCGTATCATCAATAATTAAAATGCAAACAACCGGATAAATGATAGCCATAATCCATGACATTCTAAGCAGCATATTCAATAAAAAACCGATTC
Protein-coding regions in this window:
- a CDS encoding 3D domain-containing protein; protein product: MKKLGIWSRRFVMAMLFAGALAATFEGVSGVKARELTQDLYNTYTYQNNKDGSFRFFGLALKFLPSDHHLAALTSSAPAVSKGDSLESAFDWGKYPKHKVLATGYTAGFESTGKNPGHPEYGITYSGVKVKRDLFSTIAADITVFPIGTVLFIPDYGYGVVTDTGSAIKGDRLDLYFDTVADVYNNWGKKELDVYVVKKGDGSFTEKELAKLNESESLQAFRQQYTKANTGY
- a CDS encoding YuiB family protein; the encoded protein is MILPVFIISIVLFFVLFFGIGFLLNMLLRMSWIMAIIYPVVCILIIDDTAAASYITAPGESFPALLHKVVSLQGVDITILISGLAGAICSGLVIQTLRKRGYQMF